A single genomic interval of Macaca nemestrina isolate mMacNem1 chromosome 14, mMacNem.hap1, whole genome shotgun sequence harbors:
- the LOC105498673 gene encoding small ribosomal subunit protein uS10-like, with protein sequence MAFKDTGKTTMEQELAIHRIRITLTSCNVKSLEKVGADLIRGAKEKNLKVKRPVRIPTNHYKKKSPSGEGSKSWDRFQMRIHKRLIDLYSPSEIIKQITSISIEPGVEMEVTIVDV encoded by the coding sequence ATGGCTTTTAAGGATACTGGAAAAACAACCATGGAGCAGGAGTTGGCAATTCACCGAATTCGAATCACTCTAACAAGCTGCAACGTAAAATCCCTGGAGAAGGTGGGTGCTGACTTGATCAGAGGAGCAAAGGAAAAGAATCTCAAAGTGAAAAGACCAGTTCGAATACCTACTAATCACTACAAGAAAAAAAGCCCAAGTGGTGAAGGTTCTAAGTCATGGGATCGTTTCCAGATGAGAATCCACAAGAGACTCATTGACTTGTACAGCCCGTCTGAGATTATTAAGCAGATTACTTCCATCAGTATTGAGCCAGGAGTTGAGATGGAAGTCACCATTGTAGACGTTTAA